A genomic region of Exiguobacterium sp. Helios contains the following coding sequences:
- the deoB gene encoding phosphopentomutase, which yields MAQPFKRVFLVVMDSVGIGEAPDAEQFGDLGAHTLGHIAEQRDGLNMPHLAQLGLSHIEPVQGISADAAPLASYGKMEEVSAGKDTMTGHWEIMGLRIDTPFRVFEKFPEDLIGRLETFSGRKIIGNKPASGTEILDELGQEHVETGALIVYTSADSVLQIAAHEEVVPLEELYRICEYARDITRDDPYMLGRIIARPFLGEQGAWVRTSNRHDYALKPFDRTVMNELETAGLDVISLGKIADIFDGEGVTDAIRTKSNMDGMDQLVNQLDRDFTGLCFLNLVDFDALFGHRRDPQGYGQALEEFDARLPEVFDRLQEDDLLIITADHGNDPVHPGTDHTREYVPLLVYSKNGAAKDLGIRSTFADLGATVADNFNVKLPAHGTSFLSEL from the coding sequence ATGGCTCAACCATTCAAACGCGTATTTTTAGTCGTCATGGATTCGGTAGGAATCGGAGAAGCACCGGATGCAGAACAATTCGGTGACCTTGGTGCGCACACACTCGGGCATATTGCGGAACAACGTGACGGTCTGAATATGCCGCATCTCGCTCAGCTTGGTCTGTCGCATATCGAACCTGTTCAAGGTATATCAGCAGATGCTGCGCCACTTGCTTCTTACGGGAAGATGGAAGAAGTTTCAGCCGGAAAAGATACGATGACTGGTCACTGGGAAATCATGGGCTTGCGGATCGACACGCCGTTCCGCGTCTTTGAGAAATTCCCGGAAGATTTAATCGGTCGCCTGGAAACATTCTCGGGCCGAAAAATCATCGGGAACAAACCGGCATCCGGAACAGAAATTCTCGATGAACTTGGACAGGAACATGTCGAGACCGGTGCTTTGATTGTTTATACATCAGCAGACTCCGTGCTTCAAATCGCAGCGCATGAAGAAGTTGTTCCGCTTGAAGAACTCTACCGGATTTGCGAGTATGCCCGTGATATTACACGCGACGACCCGTATATGCTCGGTCGAATCATTGCCCGTCCGTTCCTCGGTGAGCAGGGAGCATGGGTCCGGACTTCAAACCGTCATGACTATGCGCTGAAGCCGTTTGACCGGACTGTCATGAATGAACTCGAAACAGCGGGTCTTGATGTCATCTCGCTCGGTAAAATTGCAGATATCTTTGATGGTGAAGGTGTCACGGACGCGATTCGGACAAAATCGAACATGGACGGTATGGATCAACTCGTCAACCAGCTCGATCGTGACTTTACAGGACTTTGCTTCTTGAACCTCGTCGATTTTGATGCGTTGTTCGGTCACCGTCGCGACCCGCAAGGATACGGTCAGGCATTAGAAGAGTTTGATGCCCGTCTGCCGGAAGTCTTTGACCGCCTGCAGGAAGATGATTTATTGATCATCACAGCAGACCACGGCAATGATCCGGTCCATCCGGGAACAGATCATACCCGTGAGTACGTTCCGCTGTTGGTCTATTCGAAAAACGGGGCTGCAAAAGATCTTGGTATCCGTTCGACGTTTGCCGACCTTGGAGCAACAGTTGCCGATAACTTCAACGTGAAGCTGCCGGCGCACGGTACGAGTTTCTTGTCAGAACTTTAA